The Bicyclus anynana chromosome 4, ilBicAnyn1.1, whole genome shotgun sequence DNA window ctAAACTCGAACTCTATCGAACTATTTTGAGAAACCAAAAAATTGCGATGATATGTGGATGACTCTTTTataacatcatcatcgttatcagacctcagaccaattattgtataggacctgcctcgctagacgttacttttctgtcaaaatatatgatcaacgatctaatgcgaatataaaaactgtctgtataaaatcgatgttaatcgtgttcgtcggttaaagagctccgtaaaaatacctttttgtgtaattgaattgtgtaaaaaacggacaaaaacttctagtttagtataagttatataccaaatctaagctcgttttactcagaaaatgacagacaattttgttctggactatgagtgcgatacaggtccttctataattggtctgagttatcaacccatattcggctcagcgctgaggtcgagtcttctctctgaatgaaaggggttagggccatagtccaccacgctggctcaatgcggattggcagactacacacacgcagagaattaagaaaattctctggtacgtatacatgtttcctcacgatgtttttccttcgccgacTCGTCTTTACCTGCAGGTAATTCACAaactttgacgtatgatagttgacatatacgtaattaatattctatgtaacaaatggcatctggtgcctactgacaaccctttatGGATAtcttacagtaggtagatgacatttctcagttgatttgatgtttatttttaaaggatgttaataaagaccaaattaatgaatagggcAGCTGAACGTTCGAAATCAGCCAGGCATTTCTATCCAGAAATATTCTGCACAGTTCTGTGCACTTTTCTGCACAGTTCTCGCACAGTCTGCACCAGCCAGTAGACCTTTTATCCGATAATGTACCATCCAACGGtgaatttcgtaatttttttgtaaatttcgtTCAAAACGATACTTTCAGAGTTGTGAAACTGTTGGTGTTACAATCCCATCTCTTGAAGAGCACTATAAATCGTCAGTCACGGTCATTATCGTTAACACCTGTTAGTGGTTGTTATGATAtgacccagtggatatgacctctgcctccgattctgaagggtgtaggttcgaatccgatccggagcacgtatctccaacttttcatttgtgtgcattttttagaaattaaatattacgtgtctaaAAACGACGAAGGAAAAACTTcatgaggaatcctgcataccagagaattttcttaattcttagtgtgtgtgaagactgccaattaGGCCAGCGTTGTGAACTATTGGTCTAagccctttcattctgaaaggagactagagctcagcagtgagccgaatatgggttgattgtgaggatgatgatgattgatagtTACAGAGTCAAGTATAATTCTGAATCCGCCAACTTACAAGGTAATTGGTGCAGCTTCTAAATTTCAAGTTTACAAACTCAAGCTACACACCTTCTTAgacgaagacgaggtccccgatatctgacgtcacccggacgtgggcttAACTCACACCTCTGGGGCGCTcagactgatacactcagaccaaaacacccttccagacggccctctaagccgaatTCTGAATATCAGAGGAGACGCCTTTAAAGAGTCGTTCCACGCTTatcttctgcttctgctttCGGGCCCCATCCGGCGATGCTTATGCGCGCTTAAAactcccggtgacgccgctgagatcCCATTAAGGCATTATAAAACCTATGGCACTtacaaaatcagaaaaaaaatctctattaaAAGGAGGAATGCCTGGGTCTCTAGCAAGCCATAcaagtctgataatgatgatgatcttcaTTTTCATCCAAATATAGTTGATCATCTCCTGCAATAAAGCATACAGCTAATTCCGTTTCCGTCGGCGAGCGGCGCGGTGAGGCGGTGAGGCAACGCGTGGTCAAGGCGAACCGGCCTGCGGATTATTGGCAACAGTAGAAATAAGATCTCACTCGCTACGGGTTACGTAACTCTCTAGTGTCATCCAACCTAAAGGGCCCGCAAGTTACCAACAACCTCCGCAGCTGTACCTATTTATATACCAGACCCATCATCAGACAGTATCATCGGCGTAGCTCCTATTCCCATGTGAACAtggcaataataatatatagctactagctagagccgtgatagctcagtggatatgacctttgtcttcgattcggagagtgtaggtttgaatccggtccgaagaatgtatctccaacttttcagtttcagttttagcatttaagaaattaaatatcatgtgtaccaaacggtgaaggtaaaacatcgtgaggaaacctgtatgcttgaaaattttcttaatttgttacgtaaatgaagtctggcaatccacattggacctACGTGGTGGTATTAGCCTTGCCCCTCTCatttcttagaggagactcgtgctgaacagtgggctgaatatgggttgtttatgatgGCTCCTCCCTGATTATGAACctttcaaatggtgaaagaatttttaaaatctgtttaagTAATAGTCTTGGAGCCTATTCTAAATAAGCAAACTAAATCTTACCTCtgtataaatattagtttagatttagaTAGTAGTAAGTGACTATTTACACGTAAACAGTACGAATTGGTTTGTTTTTATTCGTACAGCTAATCTAAGTAATACTTGATGTTACAGATGGCCTACCTGATATAAAGAAACGATCGCCTATAAGGGAACAATCAAACGTTAttatttacatctgatagtgatcgtacaAAATCATACACTATCATGCGAAGCCCGAATCCTCATGGAACAGCGTAGTTCGGAAGTTCCATATTCCTCCTCTATGAAGGGACTGAAGTTGACCGTTACTATCCCAAATGCGACTGCAATACTCCATACAAGTTCTAACTTGAGCCTGGCAGAGGGTGGGGTGttagtgttttagtatcgtgtaaattcactcagcgggcgaaggAGCGAGCtacgcttggagtttctctgcgatATCGAATCAGGAATAAGGAAATCAGaacaaccaaagtcactgacgtagctcagcgagttcgaagctgaagtggcaatgggcaggacacatacttcgaagagacgatggacgtcccaaggtgctggaatggcaaccctgcaCCGGAATGCGCAgcgttggtcaaccccccactaggtggactgaggaaaTCAttgggttgtagggagccgttggatgctaaCGACTCGAGACCGTATTGTTTGGAAATGTGTACagggcctatgtccaacagtgtccatcggctgttaatgatgatgacgaaataactataagcacacAGTTTTCttcaaatcacagacaaacactttaTCACAATGGTGCAACATAATTCCCTGTAATGCGCAAAGGACCTTAGCTACACTGGAACCAACAATATATGTCTATTTCTCAATCGGCGCGGCTCGGGCTGTTACAAGAGCCGTCCGTAAACAACGGATGGGTCAGTAGGATGCTACGAGTATGTAAAGGAATCGATTATCCGCAATTATGGCAGGTTAGAAAACCTTACTTAGCCAAGGTTTATGAAAGTAAAGCCAATGAACTTTGTTGCGATAATCCGCAAAAACCCATTCATTTTAATCtatatacctacgtataatattatatctgtagagaggtcaattatgtacgtgaaatatatttccaaaataactatcagggggggatcgatactgatgccaaaaatacaatcaataaatttttgtctgactgtctgtctgcatgttcgttatagaaacaaaaactacttgacggatttaaccgaaacttgatacaattattcttcatactcttgAGTATACGTTTCATAACACTACGTTCtgtaggagcagagcagtgaagggaaatgttggataaacgggagaagttactccaatTTACAACGATACTAATGTACAAGCTGGATTAAAAAgatctaagggcgaacgaagtcgcgggcgtccgctagtctacactaatattataaatgtgaagagtttgtttgttagtttgaacCGCTAACCGCATTCAGTCTACTTTCACGTTTCGGTCTAAATTGCGTTGgttttgaaaaagcgacccGAAGTACTgaaaatcggagcaagctggtagAATTACACTGTTTAGGGCAATTTTGGAAGAGTCCATTTATCAAGAACGGCTATAGGCAAAGGCTATATAACATTACTCTACGATCAAGGACGAACATCAATGAAATATGTgacaaaaaagagaaaaaatagaaaaaatataaattctgcTTAGGTATTCTGCGTAAACGATTAAAGTTATGCAAAAATCATGACTGTATGACGGAACGATTCACTTTTAACTGTTCTAAAAGTCTGAAATCTTCCTTTTAAGGTTGACTCTTAAGGGTTTTCTAgcaaacaaagtcgcgggcatcagctagtttgaAATATGCAGCTACCCTCTCCTAAAAGTCTCTACGATAATTTGGACGATATAGTTACCTTGTAAAAACCATAGACATTACGAtctataaagataataattcaacagttttaaaataaatgcatttatttttttacatcttgcatttttactataaatatacattatgtAATATCACAATATTGCTTCAACACCaaacaaatatagattttaattCTAACTGAATTACAAATATGTGTATGAACAAGTAGGCACAGAGAATATAATTTTCAGTGTATTTGTATTCAAAGTCACATTATTGTATGAAAGACATTCAGCATTCATTTTTATCACACTAAAATCTTATATAAACTTATCAAATATACTAGGTTTAAATAACATACTACTAATGGACTGAGAcctaacaaatatttattagttaacaAAAATAGTACTGAAATACTAGACATTACTTACGAGATTACTGAAGTCTTACAGAGCAGAACTTAAAAGCTTAAAACGTTATAAAGAATAgcaaatttattttgctatttttaatgaaactcAATTTAACAAccaatatcaaaataaaaaaaataactaaacgatcgtttaactttaatataaaatattccaaataatattttgcatgcaaAAATATTGTAGCAAAGTTTATTGTCGATTATAGTATTTCGCTTGTATGTGTTATATATGAACTTCCGTAAAGTAATAAATAGGTAGttctattatatgtatacttagAACAGTATTCAAAAATGCTTTCTTGGTTAATGGGTAATAAATAAGTACCACTAGAAACAAGATACATGTACATGGAACATTCCTTTCTGAAAAATGTAACTCTACTGCGTTGTTTTCACACATATTATGATATTTCAGATGGTTAAACAAACCCCTAAAAAAGTTGAGTGATGACACCTCATTAGGACAACTCATGATGTTGCATCACTTAAAATGACCATTGGCTGGTCTTGTTACTTAACAAGACCCGCATGTTCGTTTGTAGACTATTTATACGATGAAATGAAACACAAGTGTTCAGCGGCGAAgggttcatgcaagccgattcccgtcgggttactATTAAAAATCCATGCCTAATaatcattgttgtactgtatctagatgcATGAGAAATCAGAGTTTGTATCATGCTATATGAATTcctttttctttgggacggcttgcATTCTTCtaaatttcatccttcgccactgctatacACATAGTATACAAGTTTTACATATTGAAAACCATTAATTGCTTAGTTCCACACCaagaatatttgtttaatttctaCATTGTTTATTCTAGTTCGATGTTCAGCTTGTTTGATTTATTCGTCATTATTATCACATTGATACGTCTTTGCTGTATACATATGTCTAATACCATATTATCCCACCATTCAATAACTTACTTATATTAACAATAGTTACTAGGTGCTTTGtcattttttatactttaggTAATAGTTCATCGAAGGGGATTGGCGCCACAATTTTGTTAGCAGTATCTAGAAAGATCTTGGCTACAGTCTTCTCGAGGTACGGCAGCATTGTCTTCAAAAATTCTACTCGGTTTTGATTGATCGCCTCATTGGTTGCATCtcctgtaaaaatatttatagcaatGTTACTTTTTACaacaaatgtaaatatatattttgcaatagtacgagatccggtttaagaaatatataccctcaatatttaaataatatacccaacagagttgaaaacgtaaaggttgcctgctttcaaaCTGCAGCTGTAGGGTTGAGAAATTTAAACAGttgagtaattttatttatatacgagAATACCTTCTTCAGATATATCCTCAGGAGTCTTATATGTCAAATGAAACTCGTAaaatatgcttaatttaactgtattaagttgGTTTACTTCATGATTTTcttgattttgtatgaaaaatatatatctggccgcaatttaacaaGGCAAGGCATATGCTATGTGCTactgtaaatattatctatcatatgTTATTTcgtataactaataaataacagatgagcgTTTATATTCCTAATGTTGGATTTTAGACTGTTGTTTTTTGTAACCGAATGATCCTGAGAACGATTCCTAAGAATAAtgtatgaatttataatttctaaatttattaaggCCAAGAAAGGCCAAcgctaaatttattaattttgcttAAAGTCAATCAAAATTACACattaaaaacacattaataCAGAAGctgagaaaaatattataaattgtataaacaCAAGCGATTTTACGTTCGAATAAAATGTCGCATACACTACTCATTTCTAAGCTACATTATAGGGgagcataggctatattttgagGAAAGACTTTAGATCTTAAGCTCTAAAGTCTACAATAGGTATATTCCTTAAGCCTACAGGGCAGGAGCCCTGGTAATGTATAGGgtcgttaaaaataattatttaaatcggtccaggcgtcttcgagtaagcaacacacacacaaaaaaaatattaacttgaaTTGAGatcctccttctttttttaaatcggttaaaaataggctaccaaccattcgctgcccgcgagtattttatcaaaaagccCGTCTACGTTGAAAAAGctgacagtcagggaatgcggttttaatctaccgttgtgagccatttaaaaaaatctttatattcctctatcgcgcggagtatgatactgtgctcgcctattgcccttagtttactttatatttttttacatgtcacctAACGGATGCGATGGGTCGTctatttaggagtcaagtggatAATGCTAATAAAGGCTGTAAGTTAGGCAGGCAGATTATTCAACAACACACACCTAAAGCTTTGTTCCCGTTGAAGAGTCCGTCCAATCGGATGCGATAGTCTTTGATGGCGATGTCAACGTTCAGGCTCGTGAAGTCAAGGTACTCTGCGCCGTCGCGCTGTACTAGCCGCGATTTTAGAAGGATTTCTGCGTCGCATCTCACTGAAATTATAACGTGTTAATAATATGAATACTACGTTTAATCCTTCAAACAGCCTTGGTACTAAATCTCTACGTTGCAGATTGGTTAGAGATGTCCTTTCtagcaatatttaaaagaataagAAAGTCGAGTAAGAGACTAACTATTAGGCATACAAAGAATGTTCCTTATAATGAACGCCTGTATAATTATTAAAGCAAACCTTAAAATGTACAACATTGATGCTATTTATTCTGAAGGCTAAAGGCCGCAACAGCACTatttaaaaactactgaaccgattttgatgatctTTGACTTGTCTCTCCTCCGAATAACAAGTTGTTGTAAActattgaaatacaaataaaataccaaaaagAGCTGTTATcgtaagattttcaaaattttattcatactCATTCGTATCAAGTTCTTAAATACAAAAAGTATGTctggtccgctagttaaaattGGTACCTTttttacgtctttgtcggtagggtaactagcaacggcagaatcctcccaccagccagacctggaccgattaagaaaacctcaatcggcccagccggggatcgaacccaggatctcagtcttgtaaatccaccgcgcataccactgcgccacggaggccgtcaaaacctacATTGAGCTTGGGATTTAAAAACGCCTTATTATTCTCAGCGATTATTATTAACATGGTGTGTGCCTAAGGTGTGCTATAGGCAATGGTTTTTAACAGCCCAAAcaacgaaaaatataaaaacattaacaagCTAGCTAGTTACTAACCGGCATCAGCGACGAGGTTTCCTTCACCCCGGAGCGGCAGAATAAGGATTTGCGTGTCAAGGTTGTAGCGGCCGTCCAAGTGAAGccgcgggaatcgaacccgccCGCGGATGGTGAGGGTGTCCAAATCTACACTGAAATAGAAACACATTACTTCATTATCGTGAAATCCACcatctaaatataactgagtactcttatcattatcaacctatattcggctcactgatgtgcgcgagtctcctctcagaatgagaggggcgccaaaaaatccaccacgctggccaatgcggattggcagacctcccatacgcagagaagtaagaaaattctcaggtaacctgcattcctgagaattttcttaatcctcacgatgtctttttCTGCGCCGTTTgaatcacgtgatatttaatttctgaaaagttggaggtgcatgccctggaccggattcgaccctaCGCGCTCCGATATCTGAGACTGGACTATGATAGGCTCTTGAGGTTACTCCTCCTATAAGAGAGGATTCCGAGCTTAAGCTTAATATGCAGGCCCAATCTAGGCGGGCTTAAGGTGTCTATGTTTGGCCCTAACgaccattcatcatcatcattatatcagccgatggacatccattgTACGACATAGAAATTTTGTAGGGACCTCCAAAAATCACGAtcccgagccgcctgcattcagtgaatccctgcgactcgcttgatgttgctTGCTCGCATCAAtgcatttacaaaataatacacaaaGATTCACATAGATGGCGTTACTGTCCAAGTATCTAAGTAATAAGTCGTAGCGTAGTCTAAATCATAACTAaactaataaactaattaaGTGANNNNNNNNNNNNNNNNNNNNNNNNNNNNNNNNNNNNNNNNNNNNNNNNNNNNNNNNNNNNNNNNNNNNNNNNNNNNNNNNNNNNNNNNNNNNNNNNNNNNNNNNNNNNNNNNNNNNNNNNNNNNNNNNNNNNNNNNNNNNNNNNNNNNNNNNNNNNNNNNNNNNNNNNNNNNNNNNNNNNNNNNNNNNNNNNNNNNNNNNAACTAATTAAGTGAGTAAGACTAAAACATTACTGAAAATCAACGTAAAAtctaatcaatattataaattttataatagac harbors:
- the LOC112042840 gene encoding circadian clock-controlled protein daywake — encoded protein: MFYSSVSFLVLLCVIGGGHFAQIPDYIKICKRDQTTIASCVRNSIENLRPNLIAGIPELNVPSLEPFYIPEIVAVSGDLIPLKASGKDVKVSGAGNFSIKSISVDLDTLTIRGRVRFPRLHLDGRYNLDTQILILPLRGEGNLVADAVRCDAEILLKSRLVQRDGAEYLDFTSLNVDIAIKDYRIRLDGLFNGNKALGDATNEAINQNRVEFLKTMLPYLEKTVAKIFLDTANKIVAPIPFDELLPKV